A genome region from Trichosurus vulpecula isolate mTriVul1 chromosome 5, mTriVul1.pri, whole genome shotgun sequence includes the following:
- the NAGA gene encoding alpha-N-acetylgalactosaminidase yields MKLTVMLLALVVQVFSLENGLMRTPPMGWLAWERYRCNTDCEEDPDNCISERLFMDMADRLVEDGWRDLGYNYINIDDCWMMFERDEHGVLVADPERFPHGIKYLADYVHARGLKLGIYEDIGNKTCMGYPGTMLDKVALDAQTFANWSVDMLKLDGCYSSAEDRAQGYPDMAKALNATGRPIAYSCSWPAYDGGLPPEVNYTLLMDICNLWRNYDDIEDSWQSVLSIVDWFTKHQDVLQSVAGPGHWNDPDMLLIGNYGLSFEQAKAQMALWTIFAAPLFMSTDLRTISAQNVDILQNKLMIKINQDPLGVQGRRVLQTKDKIEVFVRPLSQKANAIVFFSRRTDMPYRYKTTLRSLNFTDSLLYEAQDVYTGNIISGLVADTKFTVVVNPSGVVMWYLYPISALENPLARKKFLSL; encoded by the exons ATGAAGCTGACAGTGATGTTGCTGGCCCTGGTGGTCCAAGTGTTCTCTCTGGAAAATGGGCTGATGCGGACACCCCCCATGGGCTGGCTGGCCTGGGAACGGTACCGTTGTAACACTGATTGTGAGGAAGACCCTGACAACTGTATCAG TGAGCGCCTGTTCATGGATATGGCTGACCGCCTGGTAGAGGATGGCTGGAGGGACCTGGGCTACAACTACATCAACATCGATGACTGCTGGATGATGTTTGAGCGGGATGAGCACGGGGTCCTGGTGGCTGACCCTGAGAGATTCCCACACGGCATCAAGTACCTGGCAGACTAT GTTCATGCCCGGGGCTTGAAGCTGGGCATCTATGAAGACATAGGGAACAAGACGTGTATGGGTTACCCAGGCACCATGCTGGACAAGGTGGCCCTGGACGCCCAAACCTTTGCCAACTGGAGCGTGGACATGCTGAAGCTGGACGGGTGCTACTCTAGTGCTGAGGACCGTGCTCAGG GGTACCCTGATATGGCAAAAGCCCTGAATGCCACAGGCCGCCCCATCGCCTACTCCTGCAGCTGGCCAGCCTATGACGGGGGCCTCCCTCCTGAG GTGAACTACACCCTCCTGATGGACATCTGCAACCTCTGGCGCAACTATGATGACATCGAGGACTCATGGCAGAGCGTCCTCTCTATCGTGGACTGGTTCACAAAGCACCAGGATGTGCTGCAGTCTGTGGCGGGCCCCGGCCATTGGAATGACCCAGACATG cTGCTCATTGGGAACTACGGCCTGAGCTTTGAGCAGGCCAAGGCTCAGATGGCCCTCTGGACAATCTTTGCGGCCCCTCTCTTCATGTCCACGGACCTTCGCACCATCTCGGCCCAGAATGTGGACATTCTGCAGAACAAGCTCATGATTAAGATTAACCAGGATCCCCTGGGTGTCCAGGGGCGCAGAGTCCTCCAG ACCAAAGACAAGATCGAGGTGTTCGTGCGCCCGCTGTCCCAGAAAGCCAACGCCATCGTCTTCTTCAGCCGCAGGACGGACATGCCCTACCGCTATAAGACCACGCTCAGATCTCTCAACTTCACAGACTCCCTGTTGTATGAG GCCCAGGACGTCTATACTGGAAACATCATCAGCGGCCTCGTGGCAGACACCAAGTTCACGGTGGTTGTCAACCCATCAGGCGTCGTCATGTGGTACCTGTACCCTATCTCGGCCCTGGAGAACCCTCTGGCCAGAAAGAAGTTCCTCTCATTGTGA
- the PHETA2 gene encoding sesquipedalian-2 — translation MKLNEHSMAHYAVSGSPADHEGFLRRCSSPGARQPTAGAGGPCARFWFVLKGNLLFYFEGRESRPPLGLIVLEGCTVELCEASQEFAFAIRFDAPGLRPYVLAAEGPEAQEAWVKVLSRASFGYMRLLVQELERQLGEVQLGFACHHPGSRHSPHRAGPPPDRPPPQPEDELREGSPLADTEGEEVATKLPTPLGRRRLAESCSWGTASLPLNGGDSPVSPETSCFPKLHDWYGQEIIDLRREWLQARDLGGTL, via the coding sequence ATGAAGCTGAATGAACATAGCATGGCCCACTACGCCGTGAGTGGCTCTCCGGCTGACCACGAGGGCTTCCTGCGTCGCTGCAGCAGCCCTGGAGCCCGCCAGCCCACAGCTGGGGCCGGTGGCCCCTGCGCTAGATTCTGGTTCGTGCTCAAGGGGAATCTGCTCTTCTACTTCGAGGGTCGGGAGAGCCGGCCACCCCTGGGCCTCATCGTGCTGGAGGGCTGCACCGTGGAGCTCTGCGAGGCATCCCAGGAGTTCGCCTTTGCCATCCGATTCGATGCCCCTGGGCTGCGGCCCTATGTGCTGGCAGCCGAGGGGCCCGAGGCCCAGGAGGCCTGGGTGAAGGTGCTCTCCAGGGCCAGCTTCGGCTACATGCGGCTACTGGTGCAGGAACTGGAAAGGCAGCTGGGAGAGGTGCAGCTGGGCTTCGCCTGCCACCACCCCGGCTCCCGCCACTCACCCCACAGGGCGGGCCCCCCTCCGGACCGGCCACCCCCGCAGCCTGAGGATGAGCTCAGGGAGGGCAGCCCCTTGGCAGATACAGAAGGGGAGGAGGTGGCTACAAAGCTCCCCACTCCACTGGGCCGACGGCGCCTAGCTGAGAGCTGCTCCTGGGGCACGGCCAGCCTGCCCCTGAATGGGGGGGACAGCCCGGTTTCCCCAGAGACCTCCTGCTTCCCCAAGCTGCATGACTGGTATGGCCAGGAGATCATCGACCTCCGCAGGGAGTGGCTGCAGGCCAGGGACCTGGGTGGCACGTTgtga
- the SMDT1 gene encoding essential MCU regulator, mitochondrial: MSLGGARWLAVAARSGALWLGPAPRKAGSGLGQGSVPSRSLIATRSGAILPKPAKMSFGLLRVFSIVIPFLYVGTLISKNFAALLEEHDIFVPEDDDDDD, encoded by the exons ATGTCGCTAGGAGGGGCTCGCTGGCTGGCGGTGGCCGCGCGGAGCGGGGCGCTCTGGCTGGGGCCGGCCCCGCGGAAGGCCGGGAGCGGCCTGGGGCAGGGCTCAGTCCCTTCGCGGTCCCTCATCGCCACCCGCAGCGGAGCCATCTTGCCCAAGCCGGCTAAA ATGTCCTTCGGCCTTCTCCGGGTCTTCTCGATTGTAATTCCCTTCTTGTACGTGGGAACACTCATCAGCAAGAATTTTGCTGCCCTCTTGGAAGAACACGACATTTTTGTCCCAGaggacgacgatgatgatgattaa